The following coding sequences lie in one Tepidimicrobium xylanilyticum genomic window:
- a CDS encoding dihydroorotate dehydrogenase, which yields MNTKVNICGIEFKNPVIAASGTFGFGREYANYFPLSKLGGICTKGLTLKKKEGNKGIRIYETTGGILNSIGLENPGINNFIKEELPFMIEQGTVIIANVGGSSIEDYVKAVDKLNETEIDIVELNISCPNIRVGGMAFGIKSKIAYEVVTEVRKVCKKPLIVKLSPNAENIVHVAENCVKAGADGLSLVNTFAGMAIDIEKRKPVFDNIIAGLSGPCIKPIALRMVYEVSKAVDVPILGIGGIMGYKDAIEFIMAGAWAVQIGSGNFIKPTITLDIIDGIEKFMINEGIKSLDEIRRVI from the coding sequence TAAAAATCCTGTAATTGCAGCTTCTGGAACTTTTGGATTTGGTAGGGAATATGCTAATTATTTTCCACTATCAAAATTAGGTGGTATTTGTACTAAAGGGTTGACTCTAAAGAAAAAAGAGGGTAATAAAGGCATAAGGATATATGAAACTACTGGAGGGATTTTGAATAGTATTGGATTAGAAAATCCAGGTATTAATAATTTTATAAAAGAAGAATTGCCCTTTATGATAGAACAGGGTACGGTAATAATAGCCAATGTAGGAGGAAGCTCAATTGAAGACTATGTAAAGGCTGTAGATAAATTAAACGAAACTGAAATAGATATAGTAGAGTTAAACATATCCTGTCCTAACATAAGAGTTGGAGGTATGGCTTTTGGAATAAAATCTAAAATTGCTTATGAAGTAGTTACCGAAGTAAGAAAGGTATGTAAAAAGCCATTAATAGTCAAACTATCCCCAAATGCAGAAAACATAGTCCATGTAGCTGAAAACTGTGTGAAGGCAGGGGCTGATGGATTATCCCTTGTAAATACTTTTGCTGGTATGGCAATAGATATTGAGAAAAGGAAACCTGTGTTTGATAATATTATAGCTGGATTGTCAGGTCCCTGTATTAAACCTATAGCACTGCGGATGGTGTATGAAGTTTCGAAAGCGGTTGACGTTCCTATTTTAGGAATTGGTGGGATTATGGGTTATAAGGATGCAATAGAGTTTATTATGGCAGGAGCTTGGGCGGTACAGATAGGCAGTGGAAATTTTATAAAACCGACTATTACCTTAGATATAATAGATGGAATTGAGAAATTTATGATAAATGAAGGGATAAAATCTTTAGATGAGATTA